Proteins encoded in a region of the Anopheles ziemanni chromosome 2, idAnoZiCoDA_A2_x.2, whole genome shotgun sequence genome:
- the LOC131293709 gene encoding protein Tube-like, translating to MDRNLEVRHMTNLDNVVHILDTSEGWRSFLYQIPKDLNDLSKNEYMLKYDGSIERFLETESAKEKTSPSRLLLEEWSISGKARPTVDHLLVLLVRAKQIRAAEYLTTLLREKPPGRPTDGPGAPIDVRLPEDHHTESLLNGISYPSSTMLQQNVSSVTIDNNRDYYDKLGPTKRVEIENSLSPIADGELHVFSTIKNNARPERIDGKLPRVVEEKSASSSGLPLISALGFQGDEKAPEEAFESSKHQNDRNYQPAENHDEREAPNLSILGSAYWL from the coding sequence ATGGACCGCAACTTGGAAGTCCGACATATGACCAATTTGGATAACGTGGTGCACATTTTGGATACCAGTGAAGGATGGCGCTCGTTTCTCTACCAGATCCCGAAAGACTTGAACGATCTTTCCAAAAACGAGTACATGCTGAAGTACGATGGCTCGATCGAACGCTTTCTcgaaacggaaagtgcaaaGGAGAAAACGTCCCCGTCGAGATTGTTGCTGGAAGAGTGGAGCATATCGGGAAAGGCGCGGCCCACTGTTGACCATTTGCTGGTATTACTTGTGCGTGCGAAGCAAATCCGGGCGGCGGAGTATCTGACAACCTTGCTGCGGGAAAAACCTCCAGGCCGGCCTACCGATGGGCCAGGGGCTCCGATAGACGTGAGACTGCCAGAGGACCACCACACGGAGTCCTTGTTAAACGGTATCAGCTACCCAAGCTCTACCATGCTACAGCAAAATGTGAGTTCAGTAACGATCGATAACAATCGAGACTATTACGACAAGCTCGGGCCGACGAAGCGGGTCGAGATTGAGAATAGCTTATCACCCATCGCGGACGGCGAGTTACACGTCTTTTCAACGATCAAAAACAACGCACGTCCCGAGAGGATCGACGGAAAATTACCACGCGTGGTGGAAGAAAAGTCGGCTTCGTCGAGTGGTTTACCACTGATTTCTGCGCTCGGTTTTCAAGGGGACGAAAAGGCACCAGAGGAAGCCTTTGAGTCGTCTAAGCATCAAAACGACCGAAATTATCAGCCAGCAGAAAACCACGATGAGCGGGAAGCCCCAAACTTATCTATTCTTGGAAGTGCTTATTGGTTATAG